One segment of Plasmodium vivax chromosome 14, whole genome shotgun sequence DNA contains the following:
- a CDS encoding hypothetical protein, conserved (encoded by transcript PVX_123425A): MEKNEKKQFFEIHKKTCYFITTSFFFFSSSFCILSPFLPFTKVRRATKKATLKKTAKTDGKTKSIEKYSYVPLGRNKAKMRVRSFIYALAAALCINSIFAYRRLKDINNLQILSQGFKAIKPTNFHQIRSRAKASAPDQLNIDIGDWTIYITHKTPYYNTEKIKTILIYSMTYPFKELEEFKEYLFED, encoded by the exons atggaaaaaaatgaaaagaaacaattttttgaaattcatAAGAAGACATGTTATTTTATAactacttcttttttttttttttcatcttcattCTGCAtactttccccatttttgccattcaCCAAAGTTCGAagagcaacaaaaaaggcTACATTAAAGAAAACAGCCAAAACAGACGGAAAAACCAAATCGATAGAAAAATACTCTTATGTGCCACTTGGACggaataaagcaaaaatgagggTTCGCTCTTTCATTTATGCTTTGGCGGCCGCGCTATGTATCAACTCGATATTTGCTTATAGAAGATTAAAAGATATTAATAACTTGCAAATTTTGTCGCAGGGCTTCAAGGCGATAAAACCG ACCAACTTCCACCAAATTCGATCGAGGGCTAAGGCTTCCGCGCCGGACCAG CTGAACATTGATATAGGCGATTGGACCATTTACATAACGCACAAAACACCGTACTACAACAcggagaaaattaaaaccaTCCTAATTTACTCCATGACGTACCCGTTTAAGGAGTTGGAAGAGTTTAAAGAATATCTTTTTGAGGATTAG
- a CDS encoding thioredoxin peroxidase2, putative (encoded by transcript PVX_123435A) codes for MKILHKLGNSMFRTARRSFSLVTKQAHDFTAQGLNKNNEIINVQLSSYIGKKYCCLLFYPLNYTFVCPTEIIEFNKHVKSFEEKNVELLGISVDSVYSHLAWKNMPIEKGGIGNVNFTLVSDINKEIAKMYDVLYENSFALRGLFIVDLQGKVRHQTVNDLPLGRSVDEVLRTIDSIIHVDKSGDVCPINWKKGAKSFKPTSDSLLNYLNTEMKKE; via the coding sequence atgaaaattttacacAAATTGGGAAACAGCATGTTCCGAACGGCTAGGAGAAGCTTCTCTCTGGTGACGAAGCAAGCGCATGATTTTACCGCCCAAGGGTTGAACAAGAACAACGAAATTATAAACGTGCAGTTATCCTCCTACATAGGGAAAAAGTATTGCTGCCTGTTGTTTTACCCCTTAAATTATACCTTTGTGTGTCCAACGGAAATAATCGAATTTAATAAGCATGTAAAATCGtttgaggagaaaaatgtgGAGCTGTTAGGAATATCAGTAGACTCCGTGTATAGCCATTTGGCATGGAAAAATATGCCCATTGAAAAAGGTGGCATAGGAAATGTCAATTTTACACTAGTGTCagatataaataaagaaatagcaaaaatgtatgatGTGCTGTACGAGAATTCTTTCGCATTGAGGGGGTTATTCATAGTCGACCTACAAGGAAAGGTTAGACACCAAACGGTTAATGATTTGCCTCTTGGAAGAAGTGTAGATGAAGTGTTAAGGACAATAGATTCGATTATTCACGTAGATAAGAGTGGTGATGTGTGTCCAATTAACTGGAAAAAGGGCGCCAAGTCGTTTAAGCCAACCAGTGATTCTCTCCTGAATTATTTAAACACGGAGATGAAGAAGGAGTAG
- a CDS encoding adrenodoxin-type ferredoxin, putative (encoded by transcript PVX_123415A), with amino-acid sequence MTEDGENDYNFLSRNYTFKRALLNKIKNKCIYFNYIRAFTTQGPEEIDVTFVNQDSYEKTVKAKVGDSILKVAHENGINIEGACDGFCACSTCHVIIDEKYYDLLPEALDNEIDMLELAPCITETSRLGCQVKLKKELDGMKIKLPPMTRNFYVDGYVPTPH; translated from the exons ATGACGGAGGACGGGGAAAATGATTACAA CTTTCTCAGTAGAAACTATACATTCAAAAGGGCTCTATTGAACAAGATAAAAAACAAGTGCATCTATTTTAACTACATCAGAGCGTTCACGACCCAGGGTCCCGAAGAAAT CGACGTGACATTTGTAAATCAGGACAGTTATGAAAAAACCGTTAAAGCAAAAGTAGGAGACAGCATATTAAAAGTGGCCCATGAAAATGGCATAAACATAGAAG gGGCGTGTGACGGCTTCTGCGCGTGTTCCACTTGCCACGTGATCATTGACGAAAAATATTACGACCTTTTGCCGGAAGCACTAGACAACGAGATTGACATGCTGGAGCTGGCCCCCTGCATAACGGAAAC ttCCAGATTGGGATGCCAGGTGAAACTCAAAAAGGAGCTAGACGGAATGAAGATTAAGTTGCCCCCCATGACGAGAAATTTTTACGTAGACGGCTATGTCCCCACGCcgcattaa
- a CDS encoding hypothetical protein, conserved (encoded by transcript PVX_123410A), which yields MKRILPVCVLAISCLLSNVKCFTTNVYNGSGLHNCSSLFCSYDKLSNIYDNSKFILAELESILYDVRDEKNAHQSEHERDKSLDLEIKFPNSKDHEDLSYLSPDEEYENESSFGEPVPYIIISRMDDDDFEKSILSKTPERLDDSENSELTNEEQMDMAFSKIRDLEEQQKRFSEEKRKFNLKKYLR from the exons atgaagagaataCTCCCCGTGTGTGTGCTTGCCATTTCGTGCCTCCTGTCAAACGTAAAATGTTTCACGACCAACGTCTACAACGGAAGTGGCCTTCATAACTGTTCCAGCCTCTTCTGTTCTTACGACAAATTATCAAATATTTACGACAATTCTAAGTTTATCCTGGCGGAGCTGGAAAGCATTCTTTACGATGTGCGCGATGAGAAGAATGCGCATCAGTCGG AACACGAGCGTGACAAATCGCTGGACctcgaaataaaatttcctaATTCTAAGGATCACGAGGATTTGTCGTATTTATCTCCCGACGAGGAGTACGAGAATGAAAGCAGCTTTGGTGAGCCCGTTCCGTACATCATCATTAGCAGGATGGACGATG ACGACTTCGAAAAGTCTATActa AGTAAAACCCCGGAGAGGCTAGACGACTCGGAAAATAGCGAACTGACGAACGAAGAACAGATGGACATGGCCTTCTCTAAAATACGTGAC CTTGAAGAACAGCAGAAGCGCTTTTCGGAGGAGAAGAG GAAAttcaatttgaagaagtaccTACGATGA
- a CDS encoding hypothetical protein, conserved (encoded by transcript PVX_123430A), which translates to MDMEIKDFDKFSGFRINCTKDLIVKGSISAVVGMILGIMCSLIVNCTLVEVSLSKFFSMYFGILFIVVGLIIFWRLNANVTDETENRRNQLMILAGLIVFSGILCLFFDRSWLFSLSPLSKVPIYCILGISISFALTFSLIDLINYLIGFIQGSITRPLIESVAQVYLILLFTITMGGIFGFIFGLLDVEDESSHHIRLALMKAENCCFPLGAVLGGIAGFGNEVFRQQSEAYKIENVTEFDDEV; encoded by the exons ATGGATATGGAAATAAAAGATTTCGATAAGTTTTCTGGATTTCGAATTAACTGCACGAAGGATTTGATCGTTAAGGGCAGCATAAGTGCCGTGGTGGGGATGATTCTGGGGATTATGTGCTCGCTCATAGTAAACTGCACGTTAGTTGAGGTTTCCCTGTCGAAGTTTTTTTCCATG taCTTCGGCATACTATTCATCGTAGTTGGGCTAATAATTTTCTGGAGGTTGAACGCCAATGTGACGGACGAAACAGAAAATAGAAGAAACCAACTGATGATCTTGGCGGGACTG ATTGTTTTTTCAGGAATTCTGTGCCTCTTCTTCGACCGTTCATGGCTGTTTTCCCTGTCGCCACTATCCAAAGTGCCCATTTACTGCATCCTCGGAATTAGCATTTCCTTCGCATTGACATTCAGCTTAATAGATTTGATAAACTACCTGATCGGCTTTATCCAGGGGTCCATAACGAGGCCGCTGATTGAGTCAGTAGCGCAG GTGTACCTGATTCTCCTGTTCACAATAACAATGGGGGGGATATTCGGGTTCATTTTTGGCTTGCTGGACGTAGAAGACGAATCCTCCCACCACATTCGCTTGGCCCTGATGAAGGCGGAAAATTGTTGCTTCCCCCTGGGAGCCGTGCTAGGAGGAATA GCTGGGTTTGGTAATGAAGTTTTCAGGCAACAAAGCGAAGCctacaaaattgaaaacgtTACCGAATTTGATGATGAAGTTTGA
- a CDS encoding hypothetical protein, conserved (encoded by transcript PVX_123420A), producing the protein MIGKIFDNAFRIRTYNRLVCFVIGGAFSYSFANPDMDTVYEFFPIFKQNKYAYLTFLEVNEKHGNVFEEKLKDLCRFYQKQPGYLYTKIIKRKNNFNNLSRYIVVSTWLKSENYLLACNRMYGQILIKNLQNYTNYNSFLYRIVVDDSDYLPPF; encoded by the coding sequence ATGATAGGCAAAATATTTGACAACGCGTTTCGAATACGCACATATAACCGGCTGGTGTGCTTCGTCATCGGGGGAGCCTTCTCCTACAGTTTTGCAAACCCAGACATGGATACCGTGTACgaatttttccccatttttaagcaaaacaAATATGCGTATTTGACATTTCTCGAAGTCAACGAAAAACATGGAAACgtatttgaagaaaaacttaAGGACTTATGCAGATTTTATCAGAAACAGCCTGGctatttatatacaaaaataattaaaaggaaaaataatttcaacaATTTGAGCAGATACATTGTTGTTTCAACTTGGTTAAAGAGCGAGAATTATCTCCTGGCGTGTAATAGGATGTACGGACAAATTTTGatcaaaaatttacaaaactACACCAattataattcctttttgtacAGGATAGTTGTCGACGACTCGGATTACTTGCCTCCCTTTTGA